The following nucleotide sequence is from Raphanus sativus cultivar WK10039 unplaced genomic scaffold, ASM80110v3 Scaffold1763, whole genome shotgun sequence.
AATTACTAATTTCGTATTATCCGgtcataataattaaatatggaTTTTTGTGGAGGATTTTGAGAAGACTATGAAATCTCGTTGTATAGATGTGCCTAAGGTTTTAATTATGGATTAGTAAtatatctattattataaataaatatggtaTCGTGTTTATTAAGAATATAATGTTAAATGTAACTCGGTTGTTATTATCATTGAATgaatgctaatttttttttctacattttcatttttttggaaaTGTAGTCACACAATAACTAACTAGTTGCCACATGTAATTTCACAATTTTCATTGTTAAACCTGGTCTTCTAGCTAATCAACACAATGAACAAGAGTTATAGGAACATTGTGGAAACAAAAGCTTTTCCATTTAGCTAAGTTCGAGATGTCTTGAATTATAGAGTGTTGCTTCATTGATATATCCTGCTTTCGTCCTCTTGATGAATGGTCCAAGCTCCTGATTAGCTCCACACAATCACCTAGAAAGATCATCTTCTTGTATGCAAGTTTATTCATTTGTTAAACAGCTAACAACATTGCCATTGTTTCTGCCCAAAGGCGAGTTGATAGTTTCTATTTCAGAACTTTCTTGGCGTCAAGGAATGCCTTCTTTGTTAGATAAAGAACACTtttacatttagatttttttgatcCAGTATAATTACTTCTGTTGTTACTGAATATTGAAAATAGTTTTTGACTGAGTTTAAAAGCTTTAATGTGTGATTTAACTGGTTCAACAAATGTAAAAATAGTGTTTGCGCAAATCATTCGATCTGACATTATCCAGTACAACCAATACCATTCATCGATAACATAGATAAGAAAATGACATTGACCAATACAATTCGTGCAGCATCAAAGAAAAATCTGACTAAATCAGCActatgataaaagaaaaaattaattagacaaaaacaaaaaaaggaaggaTGAAAGACtgagttttaataaaatgagTCAGTGATTTTCTTGGTAATTCCGTAAATTATTaaacttgaatttttttgttgaatagTAAAATTTACCAACGTGAAATGTTTAAATAAACGAGTAATCACAATTAGTAACATACTACTGGTATTTTGACCTTTGAAATACTCAGTTCAAAATACAGATTCAGAATGAAAAATTTGCGATGTACTCTTTACTAATGTTGAAAACGACATATGGGTCTGATGTTAGGTATCACAAATAACATTATTAagtaacatataattaaatgaaatatgatATGTTTATATAGGGAACCGGCCAAATCTGTAATCAGCGAATTAATAGATTTGTGTAGGGAAATTAGCCCACAATCTCGACTCTAAtgtcaaaaagaaaagttaattataaagcatatttgttaaatatttacctctataaatatttaaataattatttttttgacaaacctATGTATATTGCATACTTCATTATTTTTGTTATGAGAgattatatgatataaaaacTCAAAACGTATGATTGGAGcaaacaaaatattgaaaatggGTCGACTTGGCTATTAGAAAACAACCTCGAACCAAATTACAAGTTGATCTAAGTTTATCCAACTCCAGTTAATTTTTATGCCTATATTGCTTTTATAATCGAAAATTTTACTCGTGGAATGAACAAGACATAATAACTGTATGGAATTGATCAAATggtgacaaaacaaaacaaaatattgaaaaaaacactttttctaaaattcaaactcttgaaacaaaattatagttatataaaaattaagctCGACTCAGTCAGCTACTAGTCCGGTAATTAATGATCCGGCTATACCTAACATTAAGTCCATTTCAACGAGGTTAGCTAAATTAATCATGGCTACAAAAAAATGAACACACCATTAGATTAGAAGCAATTCGCTTCATCACaagtttgcaaaaaaaaaaattcgctTCATCACAAGAACATTTGTATTTCTTACAATTAATATTTCGCGGTTACAATTTTTcttagaagaaaacaaaaacaaatgaatcgttaaaaccaaaaattaaatctCAACTCAAACAAATTATAGAACACCGTAACATTAAACacataaaaaacaattttaagatAGGATCTCAACCAAAccttgaattattttttttctcactaCCTTGCCGTTGGGCCATACGTGTTGTAATCTCCAAAAGTAAGCGAAACCGACCCGGTCGAGCTAATATAGTCACTGACGCTATATTTCCGAACCGGAGCAGTCTTCgtgttcttctctttcttctcatGCAAGCTCTGCGGCTCACGTGCCAGCTCGGCTGCTAAGCACTGTTTAAGATCAGACACGATCTGGTTCATCGTAGGTCTGTGGATTCCTCTGTCTTTAACGCAAGACATTGCGATCTCAACGAACTTCCAAGCCGAGTTCGAGGAGAAGTCGCCTTGAAGCCGTGCGTCCACGACGCCGTCTATGTCTCCGATCTCGAGGAAAGGCTCAACGTAGTGGACAACGTTCATCTTGTCTCCGTCGTCGGTTTTCATGATTGATCTCCGGCCGGTTATGATCTCAAGGAGGACGATTCCGAAGCTGTACACGTCGCTCTTCTCGTTTAGCTTAAACGTGTTGTAGTACCTGTCGAAACGATGATATGTTTAAACCGGAAATAACCGAAAAGGTCTACTGAATAAACCggtaaataaaaaggaaaacgTACTCTGGATCAACGTAGCCTGGAGTGCCCATGACTGCAGTCACGACGTGGCTAAGATCGTCCCCAGGGAAGACTTTAGAAAGACCGAAATCGGCAATCTTGGCTTCCAAGTTATCGTTTAATAGAATGTTTGCGGTTTTAACATCTCTGTGTACTATTGGTGGTCTGCATCCATGGTGCAAATACTCCAACCCTGCCAAGAGGAATAACAAAACCAAGTTTTAGAACTGAACCATACCAAATAATGTTAGAAAACTGATATCAACCTTGTGCAGAGTCTATGGCTATATGGAGTCGCTTCTCCCAGCTAAGATCCTCTGCAGCCTCGCTCGAAAGATAGTCTTGCAAGTTGCCATTGGCCATGTACTCGTAGATGAGAGCCATACTGCGACCATCATCGCAGTATCCAACAAACGAGGCTAAGTTCCTGTGATGTACTGTCAAAAGAAGCTCTGCCTACAaaacatttcataaaaaaaaaacaatgtttctGGTGTTCATTTGATTTTTGGTTACTAATGTTTTTGGCTGTCTTTATAGTACCTCGACTTGGAACTCTTTGGAAActttagatgatgatgatgatgacgatgatgatgacccTTTATTTTTTCCAAATGAAGAATCATTGATCATCTTTACAGCAATCTCAGTCCCATCCTCGAGGGACCCAAGGTATACTATACCAAACCCTCCTTTACCGATCACTTTATCGAAGTTGTTTGTAATGCTAGAGACTTCACTGTACGTGAACCTCCTCTTCCCTGAAGGCAGGAGTGGTCCTGAATAGGCTCCTAAATCCACTAGGAAAAATTAAAACACTAGTTTTTCTTTCAGCAACATTATTATCAACAGTGAGACTGAAGTTAAAAATGACAAACCGTCTTAAATTACCTATTTTTCTTTCCCTTCGAATAACGCATATGATAACCAAGGCAGCAATGAGAAGGATTAGTAACGTGGATACAACTATTGGCACAACGATGCTGTTCCCATCCCGGCATGAACGTGAGTGACAAATGTTTTGTTCATCCACACTAGAAATTAACAGAGAGGAAATTGACTAGCTTCAGAAAATGGTAAAGAGACTGCAAAAGATTCAGTGGTTTTTGACAGTACCTGAGTGCAAGTCCACCAGACTTTGATTCTTTCCTAAGAGCTTTTGGGATAAACCCAACAAAATTATTTCCTTTCAAATTTCTGCAACacaaaatcaattattattgAATATTTGTCAATATAAACATTGAAACAAAGTCTCGGTGTGTGATCAACTTACAGGTACTTCAACTGTTTAAGATCCGCCAAAAAGTTCGGCACAAATCCTCTTAGGTTGTTGTTAGATAAATCCCTGGGGAAAACAAAACAACGCAAACCTCTCTTAGTCTTCTTATAGGTAACGGTGGAAAGGTATGTATGGATTGTATACTTACAATGACTCAAGATATGATAGATTTCCAAATGCTAAGGCTATTGGTCCTTGTAATCCGCTTGAGCTAAGATTCCTTCAGGCAGAAACAAACTATCCTCaggtaaaactttttttttttagcgaAAAATCAAGTTTTGTTTTGCTAAAGAAGGAAAGGACTTACAAGGACTTGATATGATGGTCGTCAGAATCGTTGTAGATGCATCCAACACCTTCCCAAGGGAATAGTCTTGGAGCGCAAGGATCACCAGTCCACGCCTTTTGCACGCTATATGTTGATCTTATGCTTTCCATCGCGTAAACTTTCATTAACagtagaaattttttttaaaaaaaactgtgagTCTCAGTTGATAATAAGGTTCAGTATAATCATTGAACATACCTTCTTCAGCTGTGGTGGGAGATTCATCAAG
It contains:
- the LOC130504729 gene encoding probable LRR receptor-like serine/threonine-protein kinase At4g29180 isoform X2, whose product is MGAHSVFLILFGVAAIAIVVHGQGQAGFISIDCGSPPNINYVDTDTGISYTWDAAYINSGVNANVSQEYGYPANPVLPFPLADVRSFPQGNRNCYTLTPSDGKGNLYLIRASFMYGNYDGQKALPEFDLYVNVNFWSTVTFRNASENVIKEILTFAESETVYVCLVNKGKGTPFISALELRPTNSSIYGTEFGRNVSLVLYRRYDTGYLNGTGRYQKDVYDRIWSPYSQPSWNTTMTTGYIDIFQSGYKPPDEVIKTAAYPRSNDEPLELSWTSDDPNARFYAYLYFAELESLKRDESRKIKIFWNGSPVSGPFNPSPEYSMTLSNSRAFTGKDHWISVQKASDSTLPPILNAIEIFTAQSLDESPTTAEEVYAMESIRSTYSVQKAWTGDPCAPRLFPWEGVGCIYNDSDDHHIKSLNLSSSGLQGPIALAFGNLSYLESLDLSNNNLRGFVPNFLADLKQLKYLNLKGNNFVGFIPKALRKESKSGGLALSVDEQNICHSRSCRDGNSIVVPIVVSTLLILLIAALVIICVIRRERKIGAYSGPLLPSGKRRFTYSEVSSITNNFDKVIGKGGFGIVYLGSLEDGTEIAVKMINDSSFGKNKGSSSSSSSSSSKVSKEFQVEAELLLTVHHRNLASFVGYCDDGRSMALIYEYMANGNLQDYLSSEAAEDLSWEKRLHIAIDSAQGLEYLHHGCRPPIVHRDVKTANILLNDNLEAKIADFGLSKVFPGDDLSHVVTAVMGTPGYVDPEYYNTFKLNEKSDVYSFGIVLLEIITGRRSIMKTDDGDKMNVVHYVEPFLEIGDIDGVVDARLQGDFSSNSAWKFVEIAMSCVKDRGIHRPTMNQIVSDLKQCLAAELAREPQSLHEKKEKNTKTAPVRKYSVSDYISSTGSVSLTFGDYNTYGPTAR
- the LOC130504729 gene encoding probable LRR receptor-like serine/threonine-protein kinase At4g29180 isoform X1 produces the protein MGAHSVFLILFGVAAIAIVVHGQGQAGFISIDCGSPPNINYVDTDTGISYTWDAAYINSGVNANVSQEYGYPANPVLPFPLADVRSFPQGNRNCYTLTPSDGKGNLYLIRASFMYGNYDGQKALPEFDLYVNVNFWSTVTFRNASENVIKEILTFAESETVYVCLVNKGKGTPFISALELRPTNSSIYGTEFGRNVSLVLYRRYDTGYLNGTGRYQKDVYDRIWSPYSQPSWNTTMTTGYIDIFQSGYKPPDEVIKTAAYPRSNDEPLELSWTSDDPNARFYAYLYFAELESLKRDESRKIKIFWNGSPVSGPFNPSPEYSMTLSNSRAFTGKDHWISVQKASDSTLPPILNAIEIFTAQSLDESPTTAEEVYAMESIRSTYSVQKAWTGDPCAPRLFPWEGVGCIYNDSDDHHIKSLNLSSSGLQGPIALAFGNLSYLESLDLSNNNLRGFVPNFLADLKQLKYLNLKGNNFVGFIPKALRKESKSGGLALSVDEQNICHSRSCRDGNSIVVPIVVSTLLILLIAALVIICVIRRERKIVDLGAYSGPLLPSGKRRFTYSEVSSITNNFDKVIGKGGFGIVYLGSLEDGTEIAVKMINDSSFGKNKGSSSSSSSSSSKVSKEFQVEAELLLTVHHRNLASFVGYCDDGRSMALIYEYMANGNLQDYLSSEAAEDLSWEKRLHIAIDSAQGLEYLHHGCRPPIVHRDVKTANILLNDNLEAKIADFGLSKVFPGDDLSHVVTAVMGTPGYVDPEYYNTFKLNEKSDVYSFGIVLLEIITGRRSIMKTDDGDKMNVVHYVEPFLEIGDIDGVVDARLQGDFSSNSAWKFVEIAMSCVKDRGIHRPTMNQIVSDLKQCLAAELAREPQSLHEKKEKNTKTAPVRKYSVSDYISSTGSVSLTFGDYNTYGPTAR